gcactggggtttgaactcagggcctcatgcttgctaggaggtgctcttattgtttgagccactccaccagccctcaattATTTTATCTAACAATTTCTAAAGCACTTTCTAATTGGACTCCATAATTTATCTTTAAAGCAGGCATTATACAAacttattgaaataaatttttaatatatttttattaggatgtattcattgtgacaattccaacaaattttaaaagtactttatatgagaaaactgaaagaaaacaaaacagaactggtgGTAAGATTTATTGGCTTAGTCATGTCcactaactgaaaaaaaaaagcaagtgagtCTTCCAATAGTTCATCAGTCCAAATTTGTTGCTGTGCAGATTTTAAGAGGTTTTGAGTCAGTTCCAGtatagaaataagggaaaagtgcttctttaaaataatcattaaaagTATAGAGAAGAGATCTATCACTCAAATTATAAAAGGAAACCTCACTCATTTCATAGTCTAAAAAAACACCAATCTTACTAGGTGTTTCTCTTGGCAAAAGATTAATTTTCTTAGGACCCAATGCAATATAACTGCTCTGACTGCATCGCCCTATTCCCCATAATCCATCCTGTACTAAAAATTGTTGTTTCTGGCTCTTTTTCCGTCTGGGGAGAGAGTCTCTACAGATACCCACGATCCATTCGGGCTTGtcttccacctccacctcccagtaCTGTCTTCCAGAATTGTACCCCTCAGAACCCAGAACAGCTGGGCAGAGATAAAATCTCCTTGGGTTATGAGGTAATTTCTGCATAGTTCCATAGCGCACAGCTTTTCCTTCTTCTGAGATAGTAAGTTTACGATGTGCTGTTTCGGGATCTAGAGTTACACCTACCTGAAATCGTTTGATGATTCTGTGTAGGCCAGAATACTGTGGAGGAATCCGGTAACCATAATCTTTGAGTGTGAATGGAAACATTTCAGGgcattttaagtttttatatcTATGGTAGATACTCTTAACATTTGCCAGTAATTCCAGTTCTGAAGTTACATATTTGCTTTCTAGCTCCTTCAACAGATATCTTAATGAGGAGGCATGATCTGCAAATTTTGTAAGGTTTTCATTTAGTTTTGCTAAAATAACCATCTCTTCATCCTGTAACTGCCTAAGAACAGTCTCTTGCTCACTCTGGAGAAATGATATAAGTTGTTCAaattcagattttatttcttctttcttacgtTCTACCTTTTTCTTCAGCTCCTGTGCTTTCCTAGCTTGCATAGGTATCACTTTTTCAATTCGTTCCACTCTTTCTTTCCATAGCTCAGTGTAATGTTCTAGCTGTTTCCTGTGACAGACAGCAGCCTTCTGTATGGGCCAAATATAGTGATGCTGATGATCAGGGGAGGAACCGCAATGCCGACATAAAACTTCTAGGTCCTTCTGACAGAAAGATACCAGGGGCTGTTTGTGCTTCTTACACATAAACTTCTCTTCTggccttttccttttgcttcttcTTATGGGGAGTAGCATAGCAATTTCAGCTAAATTACCCAGCTGGGGATTGCTGGAGAATTTCCTTTCTGGACAGAGAAAGTGGCAGGATGGGCACGGGAAACTATCCTGTAGATTGCTCCAGAACAATTTGATGCAGGGGAGACAGAAGTTATGGCCACAGTTGATGGTCACTGGGTTTTTAAAGTACTCCAGACAGATGGGACAGCTAGCCTGTGCTTGGAGGTGTTTCCAGGCCGTTTCAAACTCTTCTGAGTCTT
The sequence above is drawn from the Castor canadensis chromosome 14, mCasCan1.hap1v2, whole genome shotgun sequence genome and encodes:
- the LOC109698609 gene encoding tripartite motif-containing protein 60-like → MSLPTSFVQDSEEFETAWKHLQAQASCPICLEYFKNPVTINCGHNFCLPCIKLFWSNLQDSFPCPSCHFLCPERKFSSNPQLGNLAEIAMLLPIRRSKRKRPEEKFMCKKHKQPLVSFCQKDLEVLCRHCGSSPDHQHHYIWPIQKAAVCHRKQLEHYTELWKERVERIEKVIPMQARKAQELKKKVERKKEEIKSEFEQLISFLQSEQETVLRQLQDEEMVILAKLNENLTKFADHASSLRYLLKELESKYVTSELELLANVKSIYHRYKNLKCPEMFPFTLKDYGYRIPPQYSGLHRIIKRFQVGVTLDPETAHRKLTISEEGKAVRYGTMQKLPHNPRRFYLCPAVLGSEGYNSGRQYWEVEVEDKPEWIVGICRDSLPRRKKSQKQQFLVQDGLWGIGRCSQSSYIALGPKKINLLPRETPSKIGVFLDYEMSEVSFYNLSDRSLLYTFNDYFKEALFPYFYTGTDSKPLKICTATNLD